The following proteins come from a genomic window of Nocardiopsis sp. YSL2:
- the ehuB gene encoding ectoine/hydroxyectoine ABC transporter substrate-binding protein EhuB — protein MGLATAGLAACSRVDSGGGGEEGGPSLLERLREQGFVAVGLANEIPFGFIDGSGEPAGQSPAVAQAVFEELGVPEIQASPVAWDGLIPGLQANRFDVIAAGMFITPERCEQVAFSEPTATSPEAFMVKEGNPENIQHFTDFADNPDLTLAVLNGSVEQTYAEHFGVPEDQMELISNQTAGYELLESGRADAMSMLSVSHTYLLLDRGGPFEVTEAFFPEIDGKEERGWGGLAFRQEDTELLEEVNRVIAEFKENGRLLELGEEWGFTEADLPDDTTTAQLCEG, from the coding sequence GTGGGGCTCGCCACGGCCGGCCTCGCCGCTTGTAGCCGGGTCGACAGCGGCGGAGGCGGGGAGGAAGGCGGGCCGAGCCTTCTGGAGCGCCTGCGCGAGCAGGGCTTCGTCGCGGTCGGACTGGCCAACGAGATCCCGTTCGGCTTCATCGACGGCTCGGGTGAGCCGGCCGGGCAGTCGCCGGCCGTCGCCCAGGCCGTCTTCGAGGAGCTGGGCGTTCCCGAGATCCAGGCCTCCCCGGTGGCCTGGGACGGTCTGATCCCCGGCCTGCAGGCCAACCGGTTCGACGTCATCGCGGCCGGCATGTTCATCACACCGGAGCGTTGCGAGCAGGTCGCCTTCTCCGAGCCCACCGCCACCTCGCCCGAGGCGTTCATGGTGAAGGAGGGGAACCCGGAGAACATCCAGCACTTCACCGACTTCGCGGACAACCCCGACCTCACGCTGGCGGTCCTCAACGGCTCGGTCGAGCAGACCTACGCCGAGCACTTCGGCGTCCCCGAGGACCAGATGGAGCTCATCTCCAACCAGACCGCCGGGTACGAGCTGCTGGAGTCCGGCCGTGCCGACGCGATGTCCATGCTGAGCGTGTCGCACACGTACCTGCTCCTGGACCGCGGCGGCCCCTTCGAGGTCACCGAGGCCTTCTTCCCGGAGATCGACGGCAAGGAGGAGCGCGGCTGGGGCGGCCTGGCCTTCCGCCAGGAGGACACCGAGCTCCTCGAGGAGGTCAACCGCGTGATCGCCGAGTTCAAGGAGAACGGCCGCCTGCTGGAACTGGGCGAGGAGTGGGGCTTCACCGAGGCCGACCTGCCCGACGACACCACCACCGCCCAGCTCTGCGAGGGCTGA
- the ehuC gene encoding ectoine/hydroxyectoine ABC transporter permease subunit EhuC produces MEFLIERLPLYLDGAWVTIQLTIGGCALAFVLAMVFGVLGSMKHWLPRAVSTVYVEVFRGIAALVLMFWMAYALPLATGFQLENRFAAILALGLNIGAYGAEVVRAAINAVPKAQVEATVALNLSWFQRTRLVVLPQAWAQMLPTFGNLVIELMKATAVAYLIGVADLTAVAQQMRQGTGETIVAFIGALILYYLIAQVLISGMRLLERRANRKLGRTPPGGTGLSALLKHPAVGGGSAGVG; encoded by the coding sequence GTGGAGTTCCTGATCGAGCGGCTTCCGCTCTATCTCGACGGCGCGTGGGTCACCATTCAGCTCACCATCGGCGGCTGTGCCCTGGCCTTCGTCCTGGCCATGGTCTTCGGCGTCCTCGGCAGCATGAAGCACTGGCTGCCGAGGGCCGTCTCCACGGTCTACGTCGAGGTGTTCCGGGGCATCGCCGCCCTGGTGCTGATGTTCTGGATGGCCTACGCGCTGCCGCTGGCGACCGGTTTCCAGTTGGAGAACAGGTTCGCGGCGATCCTCGCACTGGGCCTGAACATCGGCGCCTACGGCGCCGAGGTCGTCCGGGCGGCCATCAACGCCGTGCCCAAGGCGCAGGTCGAGGCGACGGTCGCACTGAACCTGTCCTGGTTCCAGCGCACACGCCTGGTGGTGCTCCCCCAGGCGTGGGCACAGATGCTGCCCACCTTCGGCAACCTCGTCATCGAGCTGATGAAGGCGACCGCCGTCGCCTACCTCATCGGGGTGGCCGACCTGACCGCCGTGGCGCAGCAGATGCGCCAGGGCACCGGTGAGACCATCGTGGCGTTCATCGGCGCCCTCATCCTCTACTACCTGATCGCGCAGGTGCTGATCTCCGGGATGCGACTGCTCGAACGCCGTGCCAACCGCAAGCTCGGCCGGACGCCGCCCGGCGGTACCGGGCTGTCCGCCCTGCTCAAGCATCCGGCCGTCGGCGGCGGAAGCGCGGGGGTGGGCTAG
- the ehuD gene encoding ectoine/hydroxyectoine ABC transporter permease subunit EhuD: MWDLEFTYEVMPDLLEGLWVTVQATVMGYLIALALGLAIAMVRRVPYVGSILHGVMEFIRTTPLLVQLVFVFLIAPNTISAMTIGVVVLGIHYSAYTAEVYRSGIEGVAKGQWEAARALSLPASRTWGAIVLPQAIRKVIPALGNYLIAMFKDTPLLFAIGVTELLTQAQRLGAANFRVVEMYTIVGFLFLIVSIPSAILIRRLERRYAAV; encoded by the coding sequence ATGTGGGATCTCGAGTTCACCTACGAGGTCATGCCCGACCTCCTGGAGGGCCTGTGGGTCACCGTCCAGGCCACCGTGATGGGCTATCTCATCGCGCTCGCCCTGGGCCTGGCCATCGCCATGGTCCGGCGGGTGCCCTACGTGGGCAGCATCCTGCACGGGGTGATGGAGTTCATCCGCACCACACCCCTCCTCGTCCAGTTGGTCTTCGTCTTCCTCATCGCGCCCAACACCATCTCCGCCATGACGATCGGTGTCGTGGTGCTGGGCATCCACTACTCGGCCTACACCGCTGAGGTGTACCGCTCGGGTATCGAGGGCGTCGCCAAGGGCCAGTGGGAGGCCGCGCGGGCCCTGAGCCTGCCCGCGAGCCGGACCTGGGGTGCGATCGTGCTGCCCCAGGCCATCCGCAAGGTCATCCCTGCCCTGGGCAACTACCTGATCGCGATGTTCAAGGACACGCCGCTGCTCTTCGCGATCGGCGTGACCGAGCTGCTCACCCAGGCGCAGAGGCTCGGTGCGGCGAACTTCCGAGTGGTCGAGATGTACACCATCGTCGGCTTCCTCTTCCTCATCGTGAGCATCCCTTCCGCGATCCTGATCCGACGACTGGAGCGACGCTATGCCGCCGTCTGA
- the ehuA gene encoding ectoine/hydroxyectoine ABC transporter ATP-binding protein EhuA, translating into MPPSETPQKDEPQGVEGQPLIVFDQVVKRFGDLTVLDHLDFQVDPGERVTLIGPSGSGKTTILRLLMTLEKVTEGHIWVDGEPFSHMPRGSHLAPASESYLRSKRKRVGMVFQQFNLFPNMTVRQNITEAPVHVLGLSKDEANQRASDLLDLVGLGEKIDAHPTQLSGGQQQRVAIARALAMRPEILLLDEVTSALDPELVAGVLDVLREVAETTDITMLCVTHEMGFARDVSHRVLMFDQGRIAEAGHPDQIFGDPQEERTKSFLRSVLNNGD; encoded by the coding sequence ATGCCGCCGTCTGAGACCCCGCAGAAAGATGAACCCCAGGGCGTCGAGGGCCAGCCGCTGATCGTCTTCGACCAGGTGGTCAAGCGCTTCGGCGACCTCACCGTGCTCGACCACCTGGACTTCCAGGTCGACCCGGGAGAGCGCGTCACGCTGATCGGGCCGAGCGGTTCGGGCAAGACGACCATCCTGCGGCTCCTGATGACGCTGGAGAAGGTCACCGAGGGGCACATCTGGGTGGACGGCGAGCCGTTCAGCCACATGCCCCGCGGTTCCCACCTGGCCCCCGCCAGCGAGAGCTACCTGCGCTCCAAGCGCAAGCGTGTGGGCATGGTGTTCCAGCAGTTCAACCTGTTCCCGAACATGACCGTGCGGCAGAACATCACCGAGGCCCCCGTGCACGTCCTCGGCCTGTCCAAGGACGAGGCCAACCAGCGCGCGAGCGACCTGCTCGACCTGGTCGGGCTGGGGGAGAAGATCGACGCCCACCCGACGCAGCTCTCCGGCGGCCAGCAGCAGCGCGTGGCGATCGCCCGCGCGCTGGCGATGCGGCCGGAGATCCTGCTCCTGGACGAGGTCACCTCGGCGCTGGACCCGGAGCTGGTGGCCGGCGTCCTGGACGTGCTGCGGGAGGTCGCCGAGACGACCGACATCACGATGCTGTGCGTGACCCACGAGATGGGCTTCGCGCGGGACGTGTCACACCGCGTCCTGATGTTCGACCAGGGCCGGATCGCCGAGGCGGGCCACCCGGACCAGATCTTCGGTGACCCGCAGGAGGAGCGGACCAAGTCCTTCCTCAGATCGGTCCTGAACAACGGCGACTGA
- a CDS encoding CPBP family intramembrane glutamic endopeptidase: protein MVRRWGLVVGLAVAALVIALPIALHPVLRADLAEETGLLLFAGWAPLLIGGIMAWAVVRGFGDRDRLDRRVRQALDGHPLTRELVWLGVFLACFVLLIILLSQVFQLYGAHTGADLNMSASLVSRLLFLFTLPILVMDRSGITVDGKGTAMPAVALKVSTPWRWLGLIPAAVVLVLAGYSLIPRVGLPPLSLSLIGFVLAFALIALCEEIFFRAMLQTRLEVLMGRWGGIVAATVVFALTYAIVQPFDEVSQLPGDDAGYVIALSLLSYGPAGLLYGYLWSCYRNLWLNVIIRIGMFIVLMPLDLDIGITT from the coding sequence ATGGTGCGAAGATGGGGTCTCGTCGTGGGGCTCGCGGTGGCCGCGCTCGTCATCGCCCTGCCGATCGCCCTCCACCCGGTGCTGCGCGCCGACCTCGCGGAGGAGACCGGCCTCCTGCTGTTCGCGGGCTGGGCGCCGTTGCTGATCGGCGGCATCATGGCCTGGGCGGTGGTCCGGGGCTTCGGGGACCGTGATCGCCTGGACCGGCGCGTCCGCCAGGCTCTCGACGGGCACCCGCTCACCCGGGAGCTCGTCTGGCTCGGGGTGTTCCTGGCGTGCTTCGTGCTGCTGATCATCCTCCTGTCGCAGGTGTTCCAGCTCTACGGAGCCCATACCGGCGCCGACCTCAACATGTCCGCGTCCCTGGTCTCACGCCTGTTGTTCCTGTTCACGCTGCCCATTCTGGTGATGGACCGGTCGGGGATCACCGTGGACGGCAAGGGCACCGCCATGCCCGCCGTCGCCCTGAAGGTGAGTACGCCGTGGCGGTGGCTGGGCCTGATCCCCGCGGCCGTGGTCCTGGTCCTGGCCGGCTACTCCCTGATCCCCCGCGTCGGCCTGCCGCCGCTCAGTCTGAGCCTGATCGGGTTCGTGCTGGCGTTCGCGCTGATCGCCCTGTGCGAGGAGATCTTCTTCCGCGCCATGCTCCAGACGCGTCTGGAGGTCCTCATGGGCCGGTGGGGCGGCATCGTCGCCGCGACGGTGGTCTTCGCGCTCACCTACGCCATCGTGCAGCCCTTCGACGAGGTCTCCCAGCTGCCCGGTGACGACGCCGGCTACGTCATCGCGCTCTCACTGCTGAGCTACGGGCCGGCGGGCCTGCTGTACGGCTACCTCTGGTCCTGCTACCGCAACCTGTGGCTGAACGTCATCATCCGGATCGGCATGTTCATCGTGCTCATGCCGCTGGACCTCGACATCGGCATCACCACCTGA
- a CDS encoding RNA degradosome polyphosphate kinase has protein sequence MSTESAPTPAVPTAAELPADRFMDREEGWLRFNQRVLELAEDEDIPLLERARFLAIFSSNLDEFFMVRVAGLKRRLATGLAVASASGHHPRDLLERISAFTHELMIRQSACFENSVAPALREVGIRILRWKELEESEREYLHGYFRRSIYPLVTPFAVDSAHPFPYISGRSLNLAVTVRDPRDERRMFARVKVPSSLPRFIDLGTRGNARYVPVEDVIAAHLPQLFEGMQVVEHHAFRVTRNADLEVDEDETDDLVQSLENELLRRRFGPLVRLEVEQSITDEVLSILTEELGAEEEEIYRVPGPLNLAGLGQIADADRPELCYPPMVPVEPRALTSGGLFAAIREREILVHHPYESFATTTERFLSLAATDPKVVAIKQTLYRTSGDSPIVESLIEAARAGKEVVVLVEVKARFDEQNNIQWARKLEDAGCHVVYGVVGLKTHCKLSMVIRQDGDGHLRRYCHVGTGNYNPSTARVYEDFGLFSAAAEVGEDVSDLFNSLTGFSRKKHYRRLLVAPAALREGLLAQIAAEIENSLKGEPARIRIKVNSLVDEEIIDALYRASQAGVNVDLWVRGSCVLRAGVPGLSDHIRVRSILGRFLEHSRVFIFANGWRPQVWLGSADLMPRNLDRRVEALVRVSDAEQCRRLVGLMDLAMADGTSSWHLEPDGSWTRHTHDQEGRRLMDLQDALRGDRHLRVVESG, from the coding sequence GTGAGCACGGAATCAGCGCCTACGCCCGCGGTACCCACCGCCGCCGAGTTGCCCGCCGACCGCTTCATGGACCGCGAGGAGGGATGGCTGCGCTTCAACCAGCGGGTTCTCGAACTCGCCGAGGACGAGGACATCCCGCTGCTGGAGCGCGCACGCTTCCTGGCGATCTTCTCCAGCAACCTCGACGAGTTCTTCATGGTGCGCGTGGCCGGGCTCAAGCGCCGCCTGGCGACCGGGCTCGCCGTGGCCTCCGCCAGCGGCCACCACCCCCGGGACCTGCTGGAGCGGATCTCCGCGTTCACACATGAGCTGATGATCCGGCAGAGCGCCTGCTTCGAGAACAGCGTCGCCCCCGCGCTGCGCGAGGTCGGCATCCGCATCCTGCGCTGGAAGGAGCTGGAGGAGTCCGAGCGCGAGTACCTGCACGGCTACTTCCGCCGCTCCATCTACCCGCTGGTGACCCCCTTCGCCGTCGACTCGGCCCATCCGTTCCCCTACATCTCCGGCCGGTCGCTCAACCTCGCCGTCACCGTCCGCGACCCCCGCGACGAGCGCCGCATGTTCGCCCGCGTCAAGGTGCCCAGCTCCCTGCCGCGCTTCATCGACCTCGGCACCCGGGGCAACGCCCGGTACGTCCCGGTCGAGGACGTCATCGCCGCCCACCTCCCGCAGCTGTTCGAGGGCATGCAGGTCGTGGAGCACCACGCCTTCCGCGTCACCCGCAACGCGGACCTGGAGGTGGACGAGGACGAGACCGACGACCTCGTCCAGTCCCTGGAGAACGAACTCCTCCGGCGCCGCTTCGGCCCGCTCGTGCGGCTGGAGGTCGAGCAGTCCATCACCGACGAGGTCCTGAGCATCCTCACCGAGGAGCTCGGTGCCGAGGAGGAGGAGATCTACCGGGTTCCGGGCCCCCTCAACCTCGCCGGCCTGGGCCAGATCGCCGACGCCGACCGGCCCGAGCTGTGCTACCCGCCGATGGTCCCGGTCGAGCCCCGCGCCCTGACCTCCGGCGGCCTCTTCGCCGCCATCCGCGAGCGCGAGATCCTCGTCCACCACCCGTACGAGTCCTTCGCCACCACCACCGAGCGCTTCCTCTCCCTGGCCGCGACCGACCCCAAGGTCGTGGCCATCAAGCAGACCCTGTACCGCACCAGCGGCGACTCGCCCATCGTGGAGTCCCTCATCGAGGCCGCCCGGGCGGGCAAGGAGGTCGTGGTCCTCGTCGAGGTCAAGGCGCGCTTCGACGAGCAGAACAACATCCAGTGGGCCCGCAAGCTGGAGGACGCCGGCTGCCACGTGGTCTACGGGGTCGTCGGACTCAAGACGCACTGCAAGCTGTCCATGGTGATCCGCCAGGACGGTGACGGCCACCTGCGCCGCTACTGCCACGTCGGCACGGGCAACTACAACCCCAGCACCGCGCGCGTGTACGAGGACTTCGGCCTGTTCAGCGCGGCCGCCGAGGTCGGAGAGGACGTCAGCGACCTCTTCAACAGCCTCACCGGCTTCTCTCGCAAGAAGCACTACCGGCGCCTGCTCGTGGCGCCCGCGGCGCTGCGCGAGGGACTGCTCGCCCAGATCGCCGCCGAGATCGAGAACAGCCTCAAGGGCGAGCCCGCCCGGATCCGCATCAAGGTCAACTCACTGGTCGACGAGGAGATCATCGACGCCCTCTACCGGGCCTCCCAGGCCGGAGTGAACGTCGACCTCTGGGTGCGCGGCAGCTGCGTCCTGCGCGCGGGCGTCCCCGGCCTGTCCGACCACATCCGGGTGCGCAGCATCCTCGGCCGCTTCCTGGAGCACTCCCGCGTCTTCATCTTCGCCAACGGATGGCGTCCCCAGGTGTGGCTGGGCAGCGCCGACCTCATGCCCCGTAACCTGGACCGGCGGGTCGAGGCCCTCGTCCGGGTGTCCGACGCCGAGCAGTGCCGCCGCCTCGTCGGCCTCATGGACCTGGCGATGGCCGACGGCACCTCGTCGTGGCACCTGGAGCCGGACGGCTCGTGGACCCGCCACACGCACGACCAGGAGGGGCGACGACTGATGGACCTGCAGGACGCGCTGCGAGGCGACCGCCACCTGCGAGTGGTGGAGAGCGGATGA
- a CDS encoding NUDIX hydrolase codes for MSDGGEIQVTSAFPPRDTAVGGYLEPIRAGGAVLWRTGTDGRTEVVLIRRPLRDDWTLPKGKLKNGEHAIIGAVREVQEETGLTPVLGRRLPPQRYLKDGWPKQVEWWAATPAEPGGLIDYKPNDEVDSVEWVPVEEARERLTYDHDVHVLDNFRAGPHHTFPVILLRHLSAGEKRSWTDNDLLRPLDETGRADALALPRVLSAFGRPRVVSSAAARCTESMLPYSLECDAPIRTERAVTVWNGSYDADDARDAFRGLLAEGAPTVVCTHGELVPQLMAEALGWLGAPNTQQSGLRKGSFWVVHVSREGALAGVERHAVRG; via the coding sequence ATGAGCGACGGCGGCGAGATCCAGGTGACCAGTGCCTTCCCTCCCCGGGACACCGCGGTGGGCGGCTACCTCGAACCCATCCGGGCCGGGGGAGCGGTCCTGTGGCGGACCGGGACGGACGGGCGCACCGAGGTCGTCCTGATCCGGCGGCCCCTGCGCGACGACTGGACCCTGCCCAAGGGCAAGCTCAAGAACGGTGAGCACGCGATCATCGGCGCCGTCCGCGAGGTCCAGGAGGAGACCGGGCTCACGCCCGTGCTCGGGCGCCGGCTCCCGCCGCAGCGCTACCTCAAGGACGGGTGGCCCAAGCAGGTGGAGTGGTGGGCCGCGACACCGGCCGAGCCCGGCGGGCTGATCGACTACAAGCCCAACGACGAGGTGGACAGCGTCGAGTGGGTCCCGGTCGAGGAGGCCCGCGAGCGGCTCACCTATGACCACGACGTCCACGTGCTGGACAACTTCCGCGCCGGGCCCCACCACACCTTCCCCGTCATCCTGCTCAGGCACCTGTCGGCGGGTGAGAAGCGGAGCTGGACCGACAATGACCTGCTGCGACCGCTGGACGAGACGGGACGGGCCGACGCACTGGCCCTGCCGCGCGTGCTCAGCGCCTTCGGGCGGCCCCGCGTGGTGTCCTCGGCGGCGGCGCGGTGCACGGAGTCGATGCTGCCCTACTCGCTGGAGTGCGACGCCCCCATCCGCACCGAGCGGGCCGTGACGGTGTGGAACGGCTCCTACGACGCCGACGACGCGCGGGACGCCTTCCGGGGCCTGCTCGCCGAGGGGGCCCCGACGGTGGTGTGCACACACGGCGAACTCGTCCCGCAGCTGATGGCGGAGGCCCTGGGGTGGCTGGGGGCGCCCAACACCCAGCAGTCGGGGCTGCGCAAGGGGTCGTTCTGGGTCGTGCACGTGTCGCGCGAGGGCGCCCTGGCGGGCGTGGAGCGGCACGCGGTCCGGGGCTGA
- a CDS encoding SRPBCC family protein produces MGRHKVSRSIVIGAPAERIFDIIATPSRHSEVDGSGTVQNAVSGPERLESGSEFDMDMRMFGIPYRMTNRVVEFEPDRLIAWRHIGPHRWRYELEELAEGRTRVTETFDYSIGFSPFSAFSAYYVLAGLPARNAAGIEQSLLRLKDVAEKSEAA; encoded by the coding sequence ATGGGTAGACACAAGGTCTCGCGGAGCATCGTCATCGGCGCTCCCGCCGAGCGGATCTTCGACATCATCGCCACACCGTCGCGACACAGCGAGGTCGACGGGTCCGGCACGGTCCAGAACGCGGTGTCCGGTCCGGAGCGCCTGGAGTCGGGCTCGGAGTTCGACATGGACATGCGCATGTTCGGCATCCCCTACCGGATGACCAACCGGGTGGTGGAGTTCGAGCCGGACCGGCTCATCGCCTGGCGGCACATCGGCCCCCACCGGTGGCGGTACGAGCTGGAGGAACTGGCCGAGGGCCGGACGCGGGTCACCGAGACGTTCGACTACTCGATCGGCTTCTCCCCCTTCTCCGCCTTCTCCGCCTACTACGTGCTGGCGGGCCTCCCGGCGCGCAACGCGGCGGGCATCGAGCAGTCGCTGCTGCGCCTGAAGGACGTCGCGGAGAAGTCCGAGGCGGCCTGA
- a CDS encoding M50 family metallopeptidase, with the protein MGDVWQEVLSVQPEPERWIIVTAAVLGLAAVLLGPPWRIGRNVVTIAHEGGHALVALLSGRQLTAIRLHSDTSGVTVSRGRPTGIGMILTVFAGYVSSSVIGLLGILMLMSDRITALLWLSIVVLAAMLLMIRNVYGVVSVVGTGAVVFGVSWFTPAEVQAAFAYLFIWFLLFAGIRPVFELQRQRMRQPSPHSDADQLARLTGLPGTLWVVVFGLVNLAVTGLGVWLLLF; encoded by the coding sequence TTGGGTGACGTCTGGCAGGAAGTGCTGTCCGTCCAGCCCGAACCGGAGCGGTGGATCATCGTCACGGCCGCGGTCCTGGGCCTGGCGGCCGTCCTGCTGGGGCCGCCGTGGCGGATCGGCCGCAACGTCGTCACGATCGCCCACGAGGGCGGGCACGCCCTGGTCGCACTGCTCAGCGGACGCCAGCTCACCGCGATCCGGCTGCACTCGGACACCTCGGGCGTGACCGTCTCCAGGGGCAGGCCCACCGGTATCGGCATGATCCTGACCGTCTTCGCCGGGTACGTCTCGTCGTCGGTGATCGGGCTGCTGGGCATCCTGATGCTGATGTCCGACCGCATCACCGCGCTGCTGTGGCTGAGCATCGTGGTCCTCGCCGCGATGCTGCTGATGATCCGCAACGTCTACGGCGTGGTGTCGGTCGTGGGCACCGGGGCGGTGGTGTTCGGGGTGAGCTGGTTCACCCCGGCCGAGGTCCAGGCGGCCTTCGCCTACCTGTTCATCTGGTTCCTGCTGTTCGCGGGGATCAGGCCCGTGTTCGAACTCCAGAGGCAGCGGATGCGCCAGCCCTCCCCGCACTCCGACGCCGACCAACTGGCCCGGCTGACCGGTCTGCCGGGCACGCTGTGGGTCGTGGTGTTCGGCCTGGTCAACCTCGCGGTGACGGGCCTGGGCGTCTGGCTGCTGCTCTTCTAG